In Chitinophaga sp. HK235, a single window of DNA contains:
- a CDS encoding proline dehydrogenase family protein, with amino-acid sequence MEKQLTLSFDNTAIAFEAKTDKALKKANFLFSNIGKPWLVKMGATFTPLAFKLGLPIKGIIKSTIFSQFCGGETLEEAAHTALQLGNYHVGVVLDYGVEAMEGEESYDNAVPEFIRAIQYAASRPDIPFIAIKITGFARFELLEKVQSGVTLSTQEQQEYTRVRSRVHSIAEAAAQYKVGLLIDAEESWIQKPVDDLTDEMMSLFNRKDVIVYNTFQMYCHDRYPFLRKSLEKAEKEGYLLGAKLVRGAYMEKENKRAAENNYPTPIQPSKEATDKDYNAAVQFSIANIDKLGVFIGTHNEESCMLAARTMDEKNIPHNHPHVSFSQLLGMSDNITFNLAHAGYTVTKYLPYGPVKDVMPYLIRRAQENTSIAGQMGRELGLIRKELKRRGI; translated from the coding sequence ATGGAAAAGCAGCTAACTTTATCATTCGATAATACGGCTATTGCGTTTGAGGCAAAGACCGATAAAGCATTAAAAAAAGCCAACTTTCTTTTTAGTAATATCGGAAAGCCATGGCTGGTGAAAATGGGTGCAACGTTTACTCCGTTGGCTTTTAAATTAGGATTACCTATCAAGGGAATCATTAAGAGCACTATTTTCTCGCAGTTCTGTGGAGGTGAAACACTGGAAGAAGCTGCACATACTGCTTTGCAACTGGGAAATTACCATGTGGGCGTTGTGCTGGATTACGGCGTGGAAGCGATGGAAGGAGAAGAAAGTTATGATAACGCGGTACCAGAATTTATCCGTGCTATCCAATATGCTGCCAGCAGACCCGACATCCCTTTTATAGCCATTAAAATCACGGGGTTTGCCCGCTTTGAATTACTGGAAAAAGTACAGAGCGGTGTCACCCTTAGCACACAGGAACAACAGGAATATACAAGAGTACGTTCCCGTGTACACTCCATAGCGGAAGCGGCTGCACAATACAAGGTAGGCCTGCTCATCGATGCGGAAGAATCCTGGATACAAAAACCGGTGGATGATCTCACTGATGAGATGATGTCACTGTTCAACCGCAAGGATGTGATTGTATACAATACCTTCCAGATGTACTGCCACGACCGTTACCCATTCCTGCGCAAATCCCTGGAAAAGGCGGAGAAAGAAGGTTACCTGCTGGGAGCCAAACTCGTACGGGGCGCCTATATGGAAAAGGAAAACAAACGTGCTGCTGAAAATAATTACCCTACTCCGATACAGCCCAGCAAAGAAGCTACCGACAAGGACTACAACGCTGCTGTACAGTTTAGCATTGCTAATATCGACAAACTCGGCGTATTCATCGGTACACACAACGAAGAAAGCTGTATGCTTGCTGCCCGTACCATGGACGAGAAAAATATTCCGCACAATCATCCGCATGTGAGTTTCTCTCAGCTGCTGGGTATGAGCGATAATATCACTTTCAACCTGGCACATGCCGGCTATACTGTTACCAAATATCTTCCGTATGGTCCTGTGAAAGACGTGATGCCCTACCTCATCCGCAGAGCGCAGGAAAACACTTCCATTGCCGGTCAGATGGGTCGCGAACTGGGCCTGATCAGGAAAGAACTGAAACGTAGAGGAATATAA
- a CDS encoding thymidylate synthase: protein MEQYLALLQHIIKEGVVKTDRTGTGTTSCFGYQMRFNLQDGFPVVTTKKLHLKSIIYELLWFLKGDTNIGWLKEHGVSIWNEWADKNGDLGPVYGKQWRSWETPSGEVIDQISIALDTIKKNPDSRRIIVNAWNVGELSKMALSPCHCLFQFYVTPPDTSKGETRGKLSCQLYQRSADVFLGVPFNIASYALLTMMMAQVCDLDAGDFIHTFGDVHLYSNHMEQAKLQLSRTPFPLPVMKINPEVKDLFAFKYEDFELVNYQFHPAIKAPVAI from the coding sequence ATGGAACAGTATTTAGCTTTATTACAACACATTATTAAAGAAGGTGTTGTTAAAACAGACCGTACCGGCACCGGAACCACCAGTTGTTTTGGGTATCAGATGCGATTTAATCTCCAGGACGGATTTCCGGTAGTGACTACCAAAAAACTGCATTTAAAATCCATCATATACGAACTGCTCTGGTTCCTGAAAGGCGATACCAATATCGGCTGGCTGAAAGAACATGGTGTATCCATCTGGAACGAATGGGCCGATAAAAATGGCGATCTGGGCCCGGTTTATGGCAAACAGTGGCGCAGCTGGGAAACACCTTCCGGAGAAGTGATTGATCAGATCAGCATCGCCCTCGATACCATCAAAAAAAATCCGGACTCCCGCCGCATTATCGTTAATGCATGGAATGTAGGCGAACTGTCCAAAATGGCGCTCAGCCCCTGTCACTGTCTCTTCCAGTTTTATGTAACACCGCCGGATACGTCCAAAGGGGAAACCAGAGGTAAACTCAGCTGTCAGCTCTACCAGCGCAGCGCAGACGTATTCCTCGGCGTTCCGTTCAACATTGCCTCTTACGCCCTGCTCACCATGATGATGGCACAGGTTTGCGATCTCGATGCAGGTGACTTCATCCATACCTTTGGTGACGTACACCTGTATAGCAATCACATGGAGCAGGCTAAACTGCAACTGAGCCGTACACCATTCCCACTGCCGGTTATGAAAATAAACCCGGAAGTGAAAGACCTTTTTGCATTTAAATATGAGGATTTCGAACTGGTCAACTATCAGTTTCATCCTGCCATCAAAGCACCAGTAGCTATCTGA
- a CDS encoding RagB/SusD family nutrient uptake outer membrane protein, producing the protein MKKLIVYISGLLLVVSACQKGEINSLNTPVVGGIVVNPSKSDLFNLVTGAESGMRNNVGTYLDGLGVLGREMYRFAGSEPRWTTDMLGGGTKTLDNNTFYITNPYAARYQVARQCFILMEALKTTRNEVATDAQKKAFKGFAETLIGYQLLLNINMTDSNGARIPVADNANLGPIITDPGVVLDSVIKFLDAGKADLTGSEVVFPLSEGFAGFKDAAGLIKFNRAIAARVHVYRKNWATALTALNESFFDLNGLLNTGVYNAFSTNGGDLSNPMYLQPNSTGEMRVAHPTFAAEVISGDDRVDKKTSVRSSAASSVGLTSNRDLTLWPSLSAPISIIRNEELILLYAEAKIQQNQFPDAIVALNRIRVSHNLAPYAGAVTQAALITELLYNRRYSLFMEGHRWIDLRRYKLLNTLPIDRPDDDVWSRYPIPMSETNQ; encoded by the coding sequence ATGAAAAAGCTTATTGTATATATTTCAGGGCTGCTGCTTGTTGTCAGCGCCTGCCAGAAAGGAGAGATCAACAGTCTGAACACGCCGGTAGTAGGCGGCATTGTCGTCAACCCCAGCAAAAGTGACCTGTTCAACCTTGTTACCGGTGCTGAATCGGGCATGCGCAACAACGTAGGTACCTATCTCGACGGACTCGGTGTACTGGGCCGTGAGATGTACCGCTTTGCCGGATCTGAGCCGCGATGGACTACAGACATGCTGGGCGGTGGCACCAAAACACTGGACAACAACACCTTTTACATCACCAATCCTTATGCAGCCCGCTACCAGGTGGCGCGCCAGTGCTTCATCCTGATGGAAGCGCTTAAAACCACCCGCAACGAAGTAGCCACCGACGCACAGAAAAAAGCCTTTAAGGGCTTTGCAGAAACGCTGATCGGCTATCAGTTGCTGTTGAACATCAACATGACAGATTCAAACGGTGCCAGAATACCCGTGGCCGACAATGCGAACCTGGGCCCTATCATTACCGATCCCGGGGTGGTACTGGATTCCGTGATCAAGTTCCTGGACGCAGGTAAAGCAGACCTTACCGGGTCTGAAGTGGTGTTCCCTCTCTCAGAAGGCTTTGCCGGATTTAAGGATGCTGCCGGACTGATCAAGTTTAATCGCGCCATTGCAGCCAGGGTCCATGTTTACCGTAAAAACTGGGCCACCGCACTCACAGCACTGAACGAGTCATTCTTTGATCTCAACGGTCTTCTGAACACGGGCGTCTATAACGCCTTCTCTACCAATGGCGGAGATCTGTCCAATCCGATGTACCTGCAGCCAAACTCGACCGGAGAAATGCGGGTAGCCCACCCCACCTTCGCAGCAGAGGTCATCAGCGGCGATGACCGTGTCGACAAAAAAACCTCCGTGCGCAGTTCTGCCGCCAGCAGTGTAGGTCTTACCAGCAACCGCGATCTGACACTGTGGCCCAGCCTAAGCGCTCCTATTTCCATCATCCGGAATGAAGAGCTGATACTGCTCTATGCCGAAGCCAAAATACAGCAGAACCAGTTCCCCGATGCCATAGTAGCCCTCAACAGGATACGGGTGTCCCATAACCTGGCTCCTTACGCCGGTGCAGTTACACAAGCAGCCTTAATAACAGAACTACTCTACAATCGCCGTTATTCCCTGTTTATGGAAGGTCACCGCTGGATCGATCTGCGCAGATACAAACTACTCAACACACTACCGATAGACAGACCAGATGATGATGTATGGTCAAGATATCCGATACCGATGAGCGAAACAAACCAGTGA
- a CDS encoding FecR family protein, producing the protein MLFKSDASRNSRGWLYVLLLVITGAVVLLTWKLKEPTTPEAGTVVNLEVPGVQYLLHQGETGRRTRITLPDSSVVILNSASTLRVPVNYAQRNRAVILDGDAFFDVKPGKDSFTVTSHILRAAVLGTSFRMRGFSSQQGATFYQLTGTCHVGKSYHSATDNQPEILERGQMVLANKEIDLMEKETYHPEELEAWLSDTLRIKDATPMAVSRILEEWFGVEVEMRGDASKSRTITAAAFYNATLDDVLSNLSSQQDFKYKINKNKVVLIF; encoded by the coding sequence ATGCTATTTAAATCTGATGCCAGCAGAAATTCCCGCGGATGGCTTTATGTGCTGCTTTTAGTGATTACAGGAGCTGTTGTACTGCTCACCTGGAAACTCAAAGAGCCAACAACGCCAGAAGCCGGCACTGTTGTCAACCTGGAAGTACCAGGGGTACAATACCTGCTGCATCAGGGTGAGACCGGCCGCCGTACCCGCATAACATTGCCCGACAGCTCTGTTGTCATCCTCAACTCCGCCTCCACCCTCCGCGTACCCGTAAACTATGCCCAGCGCAACCGGGCCGTTATCCTTGACGGGGACGCTTTTTTTGATGTAAAACCCGGCAAAGACAGCTTTACCGTCACCAGTCATATTCTTCGCGCTGCCGTACTGGGCACCTCCTTTAGAATGCGGGGCTTTTCCAGTCAGCAAGGCGCTACCTTCTATCAGCTCACCGGCACCTGCCACGTAGGCAAATCGTATCACTCCGCCACCGACAACCAACCGGAAATACTCGAACGCGGACAAATGGTGCTTGCCAACAAAGAAATAGACCTGATGGAAAAAGAAACCTATCATCCCGAAGAACTGGAAGCCTGGCTCTCCGACACCCTTCGTATCAAAGACGCCACCCCCATGGCCGTTTCCCGCATCCTGGAAGAATGGTTCGGCGTAGAAGTAGAAATGCGCGGCGATGCCTCCAAATCCCGCACCATCACAGCAGCAGCCTTCTATAACGCCACACTCGATGACGTGCTGAGCAACCTCAGCAGCCAACAGGATTTCAAATATAAAATCAATAAAAATAAAGTGGTGCTTATATTCTAG
- a CDS encoding SusC/RagA family TonB-linked outer membrane protein: protein MLLPKSSMLVLLCLCSSLALIAQQNISGRIKDATNGNPIPGATVRVPNSNKGAISDAEGKYSIGVPASVSKLIVSYTGYKTQTVAIPPGATSLNITLEEDFARLEEIVVTGLATNIKRKNLANAVATISGKELTGVAPAQTFDAALSGKVPGAMITANSGAPGGGISVKLRGITSVFGNSQPLYVVDGIFFNNASVPAGLNDVTAAATAGNPNNQDNPSSRIADLNPEDIENIEILKGASAAAMYGAKAAAGVIIITTKKGKAGKTKVSFNQEVGFAKVRHLMGVRQFTAETAADLGGSATSNDPDVKNARAAMKAQFEAAQSAGKIYDYEKEMFGQTGLVLNTGISLSGGSEKTTFYLAGNRRQENGIVKNTGYFNNSLRLNVEHKINDRLTVGVTTNFINSSSDRGLTNNDNNSVSYGVALSTTPGFAELHPNALGEYPRNPFSNSNPLETRDKMINNEGVNRFVGGGNLEYRLQQSNHSTTKFLVRAGVDYFNLKTTAVFPRDLQFEEKAQQGHSIQGNTNNLNTNLAGFVVNTFTPHENLTLTSTAGATLETGYLDNIVTSATNLVNGQSNVDASGNTTTRQFRQKYRDNGMFVQEDLSLMDAFTLSGGVRFDRSTNNGDYRKYYVFPKGAFSWNITKMKFWNVDKVDNLKVRIAYGQSGNVPPYGSKFTGMLGSNIGGYPGILVDNLLGNPDIKPERQTELETGLDFSLFNGRVALEATYYNKRIYDVLLRHNIPSSSGYAIEWKNSGDLSNNGIELGLTVIPVNTPKVKWTSNINWWRNRSKMTKLVIPPYAIGAFGASLGTFYLEEGSPVTQIKGIVNKDLVVVGDAEPRFQMSFFNDITFLKNFSLRFLIHWKKGGDNINLTQLLNDGGATSADYDDLINGQKAGAYRPGGGAGIYVQDASYVRVREIGLYYNVPLKNTKTVKGIRLGISANNFFTWTKYVGYDPEVSNFGSNTITTAQSRGSNGLSTGVDVMPYPASKRASFHLGIDF, encoded by the coding sequence ATGCTTCTACCAAAATCCAGCATGCTGGTGCTGTTATGCTTATGCAGCTCCCTTGCATTAATTGCACAACAAAACATTTCAGGAAGGATCAAGGATGCTACCAATGGTAATCCTATCCCAGGCGCTACCGTAAGAGTGCCCAACAGCAACAAGGGGGCCATTTCCGATGCAGAAGGAAAGTATTCGATCGGCGTGCCGGCCTCTGTTTCAAAGCTGATCGTCAGTTACACCGGCTACAAGACCCAGACTGTAGCCATCCCACCAGGAGCCACTTCGCTCAACATCACGCTGGAAGAAGATTTCGCCAGGCTGGAGGAAATCGTGGTGACCGGATTGGCCACCAACATCAAAAGGAAAAACCTGGCCAATGCCGTGGCCACCATCTCGGGTAAAGAACTGACAGGCGTAGCGCCGGCCCAGACATTTGACGCAGCCCTCAGCGGTAAAGTACCCGGAGCCATGATCACCGCCAACTCAGGTGCTCCCGGCGGCGGCATCTCCGTTAAACTGCGTGGTATCACCTCCGTATTCGGCAACTCCCAGCCACTGTATGTTGTAGATGGAATTTTCTTCAACAACGCCAGTGTTCCTGCCGGTCTCAACGATGTTACCGCCGCTGCCACCGCCGGTAACCCCAACAACCAGGACAACCCCTCCAGCCGCATCGCTGACCTTAATCCGGAAGATATTGAGAACATAGAGATCCTGAAAGGTGCTTCCGCTGCTGCCATGTATGGCGCCAAAGCCGCCGCAGGTGTAATCATCATCACCACCAAAAAGGGAAAAGCCGGTAAAACAAAAGTGAGCTTCAACCAGGAGGTAGGTTTCGCCAAAGTACGGCACCTGATGGGTGTGAGGCAATTCACAGCCGAAACAGCCGCTGATCTGGGTGGTAGTGCCACCAGCAACGACCCCGACGTAAAAAATGCCCGCGCCGCCATGAAAGCTCAGTTTGAAGCCGCACAAAGCGCTGGCAAAATATATGACTATGAAAAGGAAATGTTCGGCCAGACCGGCCTCGTGCTCAATACCGGCATCTCCTTAAGTGGAGGTTCCGAAAAAACAACGTTCTACCTGGCAGGAAACCGCAGGCAGGAAAACGGTATCGTTAAAAATACCGGCTATTTCAATAACTCCCTGCGCCTAAATGTAGAGCATAAAATAAATGATCGTTTAACCGTTGGCGTTACTACCAACTTTATCAACTCTTCTTCCGACAGAGGTCTCACCAACAACGACAACAACAGTGTCTCCTATGGTGTAGCCCTCTCTACCACCCCGGGCTTTGCAGAACTGCATCCCAACGCACTCGGTGAATATCCGCGTAATCCGTTTTCCAACTCCAATCCGCTGGAAACACGCGACAAGATGATCAACAACGAAGGGGTAAACCGCTTTGTAGGTGGGGGTAACCTCGAATACCGCCTCCAGCAGAGCAACCACTCCACCACCAAATTCCTCGTGCGGGCCGGTGTGGATTATTTCAATTTAAAAACAACCGCCGTATTCCCGCGTGACCTGCAGTTTGAAGAAAAAGCACAGCAGGGTCACTCTATACAGGGCAACACCAACAACCTCAATACCAACCTGGCAGGTTTTGTAGTGAACACCTTCACACCACATGAAAACCTCACCCTCACCAGCACCGCCGGCGCCACGCTGGAAACCGGTTATCTGGACAACATCGTAACCTCTGCCACCAACCTGGTAAACGGACAATCCAACGTTGATGCCAGCGGTAACACCACCACCCGTCAGTTCCGTCAGAAATACCGCGACAACGGTATGTTTGTACAGGAAGACCTCTCACTGATGGATGCCTTCACTCTCAGCGGCGGCGTACGTTTTGACCGTTCCACCAACAACGGAGACTACCGCAAATACTACGTCTTCCCCAAAGGAGCCTTCTCCTGGAACATCACCAAAATGAAGTTCTGGAATGTGGACAAGGTAGATAACCTGAAAGTACGTATCGCCTACGGCCAGTCCGGTAACGTGCCGCCCTATGGCAGTAAATTTACGGGCATGCTGGGCAGCAATATCGGCGGCTATCCCGGCATACTGGTAGACAACCTGCTGGGCAACCCTGACATCAAACCGGAAAGACAGACAGAACTGGAGACAGGTCTCGATTTCAGCCTGTTCAACGGCCGTGTTGCCCTGGAAGCCACTTACTATAATAAACGCATCTACGACGTTTTATTACGGCATAATATCCCCTCTTCCAGCGGTTATGCAATTGAATGGAAAAACAGTGGTGACCTCAGCAACAACGGTATAGAGCTGGGCCTCACTGTTATCCCGGTGAATACGCCCAAAGTGAAATGGACCTCCAATATCAACTGGTGGCGCAACCGCTCCAAAATGACCAAACTGGTGATTCCTCCATACGCCATCGGCGCCTTTGGTGCTTCACTGGGTACCTTCTACCTGGAAGAAGGCAGCCCGGTTACCCAGATCAAAGGAATCGTGAACAAAGACCTGGTAGTAGTCGGCGATGCGGAACCCCGCTTCCAGATGAGCTTTTTCAATGATATCACTTTCCTGAAAAACTTCTCGTTGCGCTTCCTCATTCACTGGAAAAAAGGTGGTGACAACATCAACCTTACCCAGTTGCTGAATGACGGCGGTGCTACCTCAGCAGATTATGATGATCTGATCAACGGCCAGAAAGCAGGTGCGTACAGGCCTGGCGGCGGTGCAGGTATTTACGTGCAGGATGCTTCCTATGTGCGTGTCCGTGAGATCGGCCTCTATTACAATGTGCCGCTGAAAAACACCAAAACAGTGAAAGGAATACGGCTGGGCATCTCCGCCAACAACTTCTTCACCTGGACCAAATACGTAGGATATGATCCGGAAGTGTCCAACTTCGGCAGCAATACCATTACCACTGCGCAAAGCCGCGGTAGTAACGGGCTGTCTACCGGTGTGGACGTAATGCCTTATCCGGCCAGCAAAAGGGCCAGTTTCCACCTGGGCATAGACTTCTGA
- a CDS encoding TetR/AcrR family transcriptional regulator, translated as MSKAAKTRQFIIETAAPIFNQKGVAGTAISDIMEATRLAKGGLYGNFSSKEEMVLDVFDYIAELEKNRLRALTSQATTATGKFEAIFSYYARFPLNREIAGGCPMLNFGVEADDTNPGLKEKVNELIGYFQHRIRLLVQFGKDNGEFKKDWDEDRFAILMFTMLEGAIFVTNITNNNRQMLIVLDFLRKEIKHHSK; from the coding sequence ATGAGCAAAGCAGCAAAAACGAGACAGTTTATCATTGAAACAGCTGCTCCTATCTTTAATCAGAAAGGAGTGGCCGGCACGGCCATCAGCGATATCATGGAGGCTACAAGGCTGGCCAAGGGCGGGCTATACGGCAATTTCTCCTCCAAAGAGGAAATGGTACTCGATGTGTTTGACTACATCGCGGAGTTGGAGAAAAACCGGCTAAGGGCATTGACATCCCAGGCAACCACCGCTACTGGCAAGTTTGAAGCTATCTTCTCGTATTATGCCCGCTTCCCGCTTAACAGGGAGATTGCCGGCGGTTGTCCCATGCTCAACTTCGGCGTGGAAGCAGATGATACCAACCCCGGCCTGAAAGAAAAAGTGAATGAGCTGATAGGCTACTTCCAGCACCGCATCCGGCTGCTGGTACAGTTTGGAAAAGATAACGGTGAGTTTAAAAAAGACTGGGATGAAGATAGGTTTGCCATCCTGATGTTTACCATGCTGGAAGGGGCCATCTTTGTTACCAATATCACCAACAACAACAGGCAGATGCTGATAGTACTGGATTTTCTGAGAAAAGAAATTAAACATCACAGCAAGTGA
- a CDS encoding sugar phosphate isomerase/epimerase, whose protein sequence is MSNTNNRRQFLRQMGMYTMGLGLLPSVLAACNEGKSTRNDKDSAAQPSTNSETAKELFFKISLAEWSFHKALFAKKMDHLDFAVRAKNEFGISGVEYVNQFFKDKAKDQAYLAEMKKRADDNGVRSVLIMCDGEGEMGDLDTKKRLQAVENHYKWVEAAQYLGCHAIRVNAAGEGKAEEVAKAAIESLTKLATFGKEHGINVIVENHGSYSSNGKWLNNIMKTVNMPNCGTLPDLGNFCINRSKPENNTPEAWAKTTCLEEYDRYEGVTELMPFAKGVSAKTYDFDAAGNETTIDYKRMLQIVKNAGYKDGYIGIEYEGNRLSEEEGVKKTKELLLRLGAI, encoded by the coding sequence ATGAGTAACACAAACAACCGCCGGCAGTTTCTGCGGCAAATGGGTATGTACACCATGGGCCTTGGCTTGCTGCCTTCTGTATTAGCCGCCTGCAATGAAGGTAAGTCTACCCGCAATGACAAGGACAGTGCCGCTCAGCCTTCCACCAACAGCGAAACCGCCAAAGAACTGTTCTTTAAGATTTCACTGGCAGAATGGTCTTTTCACAAAGCACTCTTCGCCAAAAAAATGGATCACCTGGATTTTGCCGTCCGGGCAAAAAATGAATTCGGCATCAGCGGTGTGGAATATGTCAACCAGTTTTTTAAAGACAAAGCCAAAGACCAGGCCTACCTGGCCGAAATGAAAAAACGGGCCGATGATAATGGTGTACGCAGTGTACTGATCATGTGCGACGGAGAAGGAGAGATGGGTGATCTGGATACCAAAAAAAGATTGCAGGCCGTGGAAAACCACTACAAATGGGTGGAAGCAGCCCAATACCTCGGCTGCCATGCCATCCGTGTCAACGCTGCCGGTGAAGGCAAGGCCGAAGAAGTAGCCAAAGCCGCCATTGAATCACTTACTAAACTGGCCACCTTCGGAAAAGAACATGGTATCAATGTGATCGTGGAAAATCATGGTAGTTATTCCTCCAACGGAAAATGGTTGAACAATATCATGAAAACCGTGAACATGCCTAACTGTGGCACTTTGCCGGACCTGGGCAATTTCTGTATCAACAGAAGCAAGCCGGAAAACAATACGCCGGAAGCATGGGCCAAAACCACCTGCCTCGAAGAATATGATCGTTATGAAGGGGTGACGGAGCTGATGCCTTTTGCTAAAGGGGTAAGTGCTAAAACTTATGATTTTGATGCAGCGGGTAATGAAACCACCATCGATTACAAACGGATGCTGCAGATTGTAAAAAATGCCGGTTATAAAGATGGTTACATTGGTATTGAGTACGAAGGAAACCGTTTATCAGAAGAAGAAGGGGTGAAGAAAACAAAAGAACTGCTACTGCGTTTGGGCGCGATTTAA
- a CDS encoding alpha/beta hydrolase: MQHQVLPLSLRMTAFLLSGLSKPFPGLTARLFYRLYCTPPGTKMRSTHQELRDTAHAGNLTVTRYAFDERPMKINTYRWGTSDKKILLLHGWGGSPFHFKQLIGTLVQQGYQVVAYDAPAHGGSDGKRTNLVQWTHVLEQVMMQEGPLYAIIGHSLGGLNAALTLSRKKVQVPRLVMLSSSLSAPDFFNEALRLFKIHPVVMPPLQQLIRKRLREDLNEMDLHRYINQIKAGKIFIAYDTADTLVDEKEITAFVEQYPSIRALRITGDGHFRIMRQEPVIRGVMQFLESA, encoded by the coding sequence ATGCAACACCAGGTTTTACCCCTGTCATTACGGATGACAGCCTTTTTACTATCCGGCCTGAGCAAGCCATTCCCCGGCCTCACCGCGCGTTTATTTTACCGCTTGTACTGTACACCGCCGGGAACCAAAATGAGGAGCACCCATCAGGAGCTGCGTGACACAGCACATGCCGGTAACCTGACCGTTACCCGCTATGCTTTTGACGAACGGCCCATGAAAATTAACACCTACCGCTGGGGTACTTCTGATAAAAAGATATTACTGTTACATGGATGGGGTGGAAGCCCTTTTCATTTCAAACAACTGATCGGCACACTGGTGCAACAGGGCTATCAGGTGGTAGCCTATGATGCGCCGGCACATGGCGGTTCCGACGGTAAACGCACCAATCTCGTACAATGGACACATGTGCTGGAACAGGTGATGATGCAGGAAGGGCCTTTGTATGCTATCATAGGGCATTCCCTCGGTGGACTCAATGCTGCGCTCACCCTGTCCCGCAAAAAAGTACAGGTGCCCCGGCTGGTGATGCTTAGCTCCTCATTGAGTGCCCCGGATTTTTTTAATGAAGCCCTGCGGCTTTTTAAGATCCATCCGGTAGTAATGCCGCCGCTGCAACAACTGATCCGTAAACGACTCAGGGAAGACCTGAATGAAATGGACCTTCACCGTTATATCAACCAGATTAAAGCGGGGAAGATTTTTATTGCCTATGATACTGCTGATACACTGGTAGATGAAAAAGAAATTACGGCATTCGTGGAACAGTATCCGTCTATTCGTGCCCTGCGCATCACCGGCGACGGACATTTCCGTATCATGCGCCAGGAGCCTGTAATTCGGGGCGTTATGCAGTTCCTCGAAAGTGCATAA
- a CDS encoding dienelactone hydrolase family protein: protein MKKLSLLLLILGCAFGVYAQTAPCCHTDAITEFAGLASREDFRMAHQDPLPYTYQGTAGTNVTFKTPDGTAAHGFLFKAQKPSNKYLLVFHEWYGLNDYVKKESEKLYNDLGGTVNVLAVDLYDQKVATNREEASKMMQSVPRERLKAVMEGARDYAGKPAHIATLGWCFGGGIALQSALINGSQNVGCVMYYGMPEKDVETLKKLHGPVLGLFANKDKGITPQIVDEFEKDMKKAGKTLTVKRYDADHAFANPSNPIYNSEATKDAYTHALSFLKTQFK, encoded by the coding sequence ATGAAAAAACTATCCTTATTGCTCCTCATTCTGGGATGTGCCTTCGGGGTGTATGCGCAAACAGCTCCCTGCTGTCACACAGATGCAATCACAGAGTTCGCCGGACTGGCCAGCCGTGAAGATTTCCGGATGGCACACCAAGACCCGCTGCCTTATACTTATCAAGGCACAGCCGGAACGAATGTAACGTTCAAAACTCCTGATGGCACCGCTGCGCATGGCTTTCTGTTTAAAGCTCAGAAGCCATCCAACAAATACCTGCTTGTATTCCACGAATGGTACGGCTTGAATGACTATGTGAAAAAAGAATCAGAGAAGCTGTACAATGATCTGGGCGGCACAGTGAATGTACTGGCTGTAGACCTCTATGATCAGAAGGTTGCTACTAACCGTGAAGAAGCTTCCAAGATGATGCAATCTGTTCCCAGGGAGAGACTGAAAGCCGTCATGGAAGGAGCCCGGGACTATGCCGGCAAACCGGCGCATATCGCTACATTGGGCTGGTGCTTTGGAGGCGGTATTGCCTTACAGTCTGCCCTTATCAATGGCAGTCAAAACGTAGGTTGTGTGATGTATTACGGTATGCCGGAAAAAGATGTGGAAACCCTGAAGAAATTACATGGTCCGGTGCTCGGACTCTTTGCCAACAAGGATAAGGGTATCACCCCGCAGATTGTTGATGAATTTGAGAAAGACATGAAAAAAGCAGGGAAAACGTTAACGGTTAAACGTTATGATGCTGATCATGCATTTGCCAATCCCAGCAATCCCATCTACAACAGTGAGGCTACTAAAGATGCCTATACACATGCACTGTCTTTCCTGAAAACGCAGTTTAAGTAA